A single Chryseobacterium sp. DNA region contains:
- a CDS encoding DUF4129 domain-containing protein produces MFAIILVGFLLYFIIKYFLGKDGNFIFGKKNKKVDLNVEELHENIHEINFPESIAKFEHEGDYRSAVRYQFLFVLKKLSDKKLISWNPEKTNKDYTTELKTPHLKKEFSGLAYIFDYVWYGEFSIEEQSYQKFKKQYQEFKP; encoded by the coding sequence TTGTTTGCCATTATCTTAGTTGGATTTTTACTTTATTTTATCATTAAATATTTCCTTGGAAAGGATGGGAATTTCATCTTTGGGAAAAAGAACAAGAAGGTTGATCTTAATGTGGAGGAACTTCACGAAAATATCCATGAGATTAATTTTCCTGAAAGTATTGCCAAATTTGAGCATGAAGGCGATTACCGGTCGGCTGTCCGCTATCAGTTCTTATTTGTTCTTAAAAAATTAAGTGATAAAAAGCTGATCAGCTGGAACCCTGAAAAAACCAATAAAGATTACACCACAGAGCTTAAAACGCCCCATTTGAAAAAAGAATTTTCAGGTCTTGCCTACATCTTTGATTATGTCTGGTACGGAGAGTTCAGTATTGAAGAACAAAGCTATCAGAAATTCAAAAAGCAGTATCAGGAATTTAAACCATAA
- a CDS encoding OmpA family protein codes for MKNLKLGISALALTVASTVFAQTTNNPWLIGVGAHAENHVAARGTFSNTFSAQNLTKRMFNVNNFSITPPLSKLTVARNIGKGLVIDWQTSVGNVENKRFNMGKEFFLMTGIGFQAKAAGLLWNEESWFDPYLRVGANYLRHDYTALTFPRTSVDANGNPIEVVSNGENGNENGKANHFTVSTGAGANFWVTKNFGLGIQGDYVSTPGDKSTVANFWQASASILFRFGNRDRDKDGILDKDDLCPDTPGLPEFQGCPDTDGDGVPDKDDQCPDVAGPVENNGCPWPDTDGDGVIDKDDACPTVAGPAENNGCPWPDTDGDGILDKDDACPTVPGLPEYNGCPKPKEVTATDVEKNLKSVYFDFNKATIRPESKGALDTASEIIKKDGGRFLLVGETDKKGSDAYNLKLSKERAASVVAALDARGVDINVLKSIGIGEQNAKVAESASDAERQSDRKVTVRYIGDDSEWNKYQKSDVVATKKATKKGGKKAPAKKVVKKKK; via the coding sequence ATGAAAAATCTAAAATTAGGAATTTCAGCATTGGCGCTTACTGTTGCCTCTACTGTTTTCGCACAGACTACCAACAATCCGTGGTTAATCGGAGTTGGTGCTCATGCAGAAAACCATGTAGCAGCAAGAGGTACTTTCAGTAATACGTTCTCTGCTCAAAATTTAACAAAGAGAATGTTCAATGTGAACAACTTCTCTATTACACCTCCATTATCTAAGTTAACAGTTGCTAGAAACATTGGAAAAGGTTTAGTAATTGACTGGCAAACTTCTGTTGGAAATGTTGAAAACAAAAGATTCAACATGGGGAAAGAATTTTTCCTAATGACAGGTATTGGTTTCCAGGCTAAAGCTGCAGGTCTTTTATGGAACGAAGAATCTTGGTTTGATCCATATTTAAGAGTTGGTGCTAACTACTTAAGACATGACTATACTGCACTTACTTTCCCAAGAACAAGTGTAGATGCTAACGGTAACCCAATCGAAGTTGTATCAAACGGAGAGAATGGTAATGAGAATGGTAAAGCTAACCACTTTACAGTATCTACTGGTGCAGGTGCTAACTTCTGGGTAACTAAGAACTTCGGTCTTGGGATCCAAGGAGACTATGTATCAACTCCAGGTGATAAATCTACTGTTGCTAACTTCTGGCAAGCTTCCGCATCTATCTTATTTAGATTCGGAAACAGAGATAGAGATAAAGATGGTATCCTAGATAAAGATGACCTTTGTCCAGATACTCCAGGTTTACCTGAATTCCAAGGATGTCCTGATACAGACGGTGACGGAGTTCCAGATAAAGACGATCAATGTCCAGATGTAGCTGGTCCAGTTGAAAACAACGGTTGTCCTTGGCCAGATACTGACGGTGACGGTGTAATCGACAAAGATGACGCTTGTCCTACAGTAGCAGGTCCTGCTGAAAACAACGGTTGTCCTTGGCCAGATACAGACGGTGACGGTATCTTAGATAAAGATGATGCTTGTCCTACTGTTCCAGGTCTTCCAGAATACAACGGATGTCCTAAGCCAAAAGAAGTAACAGCTACTGATGTTGAAAAGAATCTTAAGAGTGTATACTTTGATTTCAACAAAGCTACAATCAGACCTGAATCTAAAGGAGCTTTAGATACTGCTTCTGAAATCATTAAGAAAGATGGAGGAAGATTCCTATTAGTTGGAGAAACTGACAAAAAAGGAAGTGATGCTTACAACTTGAAATTATCTAAAGAAAGAGCTGCTTCTGTAGTTGCTGCTTTAGATGCGAGAGGTGTAGATATTAACGTATTAAAATCAATCGGTATTGGAGAGCAAAATGCTAAAGTTGCAGAATCTGCATCTGATGCTGAAAGACAATCTGATAGAAAAGTAACTGTTAGATACATTGGTGATGACAGTGAATGGAACAAATATCAAAAATCTGATGTTGTTGCTACAAAAAAAGCTACAAAAAAAGGAGGTAAGAAAGCTCCTGCTAAAAAAGTAGTTAAAAAGAAAAAATAA
- a CDS encoding four helix bundle protein: MEPQLIISKNLNFLNESNYSKPSNEIIEISKMLNGLINSLQ; this comes from the coding sequence GTGGAACCCCAATTGATTATTTCTAAGAATCTTAATTTTTTAAACGAATCAAATTATTCAAAACCAAGCAACGAAATTATAGAAATATCAAAAATGCTCAACGGCTTAATTAACTCTCTACAGTGA
- the smpB gene encoding SsrA-binding protein SmpB codes for MKIEKTVNIVNRRARFEYEILEEYEAGMVLTGTEIKSLRSSKASIAESFCQFIDGELYIINMMIDEYKLGTFYNHKTKRERKLLLHKKELQKLEKKLKDAGNTIIPLKLYITDKGKAKVLIALGRGKKLFDKRDAIKDRENKRNLDRILKKS; via the coding sequence ATGAAGATTGAAAAAACAGTTAATATAGTAAACAGGAGAGCCCGTTTTGAATATGAAATTCTTGAAGAATATGAAGCCGGAATGGTTTTGACAGGTACGGAAATAAAATCTTTACGCTCTTCGAAAGCTTCTATTGCAGAATCGTTCTGTCAGTTTATTGATGGGGAGTTATACATTATTAATATGATGATTGATGAGTACAAACTGGGAACTTTTTACAATCACAAAACAAAAAGGGAACGGAAATTGCTCTTGCACAAAAAAGAATTGCAAAAACTTGAAAAAAAGTTAAAGGATGCTGGGAATACAATTATCCCACTTAAATTATATATCACTGATAAGGGTAAAGCAAAGGTACTGATAGCGCTTGGTAGAGGGAAAAAACTCTTCGATAAAAGGGACGCTATTAAAGATAGAGAAAATAAGCGAAACCTGGACAGAATATTAAAGAAAAGTTAA
- a CDS encoding UDP-2,3-diacylglucosamine diphosphatase — MKRNVELVVISDVHLGTYGCKAKELLRYLNSIQPRTLVLNGDIIDIWQFKKSYFPKPHLKVIRKILSFATKNTEVFYITGNHDEMFRKFTDFELGKLKVCNKICLTIDQKKTWIFHGDVFDASVQHSKWIAKLGGKGYDLLIIINNMVNWFLEKMGKEKYSFSKKIKNNVKKAVKYIGDFELTASELAIDNHYDYVICGHIHQPQIREVVNKKGSCTYLNSGDWIENLSALEYHDKEWKIFYYDDHKHLLKDDEVEDIQEMDNSALLKIVTNFS, encoded by the coding sequence ATGAAAAGAAACGTTGAATTAGTTGTTATTTCGGATGTTCATTTGGGAACTTATGGATGTAAGGCTAAAGAATTGCTGAGATACCTGAATTCTATCCAGCCCAGGACCTTGGTTTTGAATGGTGATATCATTGATATCTGGCAGTTTAAAAAGTCTTACTTCCCTAAACCTCATTTGAAAGTAATCAGAAAGATTCTTTCATTCGCTACAAAAAATACCGAGGTCTTTTATATTACAGGCAACCACGATGAAATGTTCCGTAAGTTTACGGATTTTGAATTGGGAAAACTTAAAGTCTGTAATAAAATCTGTCTGACTATTGACCAAAAGAAAACATGGATCTTTCACGGGGATGTTTTCGATGCCTCTGTCCAACATTCCAAATGGATCGCCAAGCTCGGCGGAAAAGGATACGACCTTTTAATTATCATCAATAATATGGTCAATTGGTTCTTAGAAAAAATGGGTAAAGAAAAATACTCATTTTCAAAAAAAATTAAGAACAATGTGAAAAAGGCCGTAAAATATATCGGAGACTTTGAGCTTACAGCTTCCGAACTGGCTATAGACAATCATTATGATTATGTCATTTGCGGGCATATCCATCAGCCGCAGATTCGTGAGGTTGTCAATAAAAAAGGATCCTGTACGTATCTGAATTCCGGAGACTGGATTGAAAATTTGTCTGCCCTGGAATATCATGATAAGGAATGGAAAATCTTTTATTATGATGATCATAAGCATCTACTCAAAGATGATGAAGTGGAAGATATTCAGGAAATGGATAATTCTGCCCTCTTAAAAATCGTAACCAATTTTTCCTAA
- the gwsS gene encoding grasp-with-spasm system SPASM domain peptide maturase: protein MKYFNLFSSILITKGVSRVLISDLQRNVSELFSLELYELIEELKIESIDNILQNYDAQSQEIISEYIDFLLENEYGFITKNDWDHGFSQLSLKYHDSNIISDLFLEFEDIHVIYKIKCSVENLQIKHLVVYSKRNISLNEFLEIDELFKNTPLENIEIYSPYHININLDNLEVLNAKACRISNLVFYNCKINPFKIKDEFRFIVNFIKENISISSCGKVDLKYFNTNLPKVLEAINHNSCLHKKIGIDRDGHIKNCPLMEDVFGNINSTTLEEALKQTEFRKYWNLTKDSVEICKDCEFRYVCTDCRAFTERTHTNNEDLDISRPLKCGYDPYTGEWEEWSKNPLKQKALQYYSN, encoded by the coding sequence ATGAAATATTTCAATTTATTTTCCAGCATATTAATAACAAAAGGTGTGAGTAGAGTGTTAATCTCAGATCTGCAGAGAAATGTTTCGGAGTTGTTTTCTCTGGAATTGTATGAACTGATAGAAGAGCTGAAAATAGAATCTATTGATAATATTCTTCAAAATTATGATGCCCAATCTCAGGAAATCATATCGGAATATATAGATTTTCTTTTGGAAAATGAATATGGCTTTATCACAAAAAATGATTGGGATCATGGTTTTTCCCAATTGTCATTGAAATACCATGATTCTAATATTATTTCAGACTTATTTTTGGAGTTTGAAGATATACATGTTATTTATAAAATAAAATGTTCTGTTGAAAATTTACAGATAAAACATTTAGTAGTTTATTCCAAAAGAAATATTTCTCTTAATGAGTTTTTAGAAATAGATGAGCTATTTAAGAATACTCCATTAGAAAATATTGAAATATATTCTCCGTATCATATTAATATTAATCTGGATAATTTAGAGGTACTGAACGCAAAAGCTTGCAGAATAAGTAATTTGGTTTTTTATAACTGTAAAATTAATCCTTTTAAGATTAAAGATGAATTCCGGTTTATTGTAAATTTTATAAAAGAGAATATAAGTATAAGTTCCTGTGGAAAGGTAGACTTAAAATATTTCAATACTAACCTTCCTAAAGTTTTGGAGGCCATCAATCATAACTCTTGCCTGCACAAAAAAATTGGAATAGATAGAGACGGTCATATAAAAAACTGTCCTTTAATGGAAGATGTTTTTGGAAATATTAATAGCACCACTCTTGAAGAAGCTTTAAAGCAAACTGAATTTAGAAAATATTGGAATCTGACCAAAGATAGTGTAGAAATATGTAAAGATTGTGAGTTCCGTTATGTTTGTACAGACTGCCGGGCATTTACAGAACGTACTCATACTAATAATGAAGACTTAGATATTTCCAGACCTTTAAAGTGTGGTTATGATCCTTATACAGGAGAATGGGAAGAATGGAGTAAAAATCCATTAAAACAAAAAGCCTTACAGTATTATAGTAACTGA
- a CDS encoding glycosyltransferase family protein — protein sequence MYLPSFADENIIKVLRKIPVEWKVFSKYSKVQVKVKNVEVFPIDEIQYLKYFEGCEGVLCNAGFESPAEALFMDKKLFVIPIHHQYEQECNACALDKMGIPNSKVLNIQEIMEWVASDHHLKVDYPDDIEDILLNEVLTL from the coding sequence GTGTATCTTCCCAGTTTTGCTGATGAAAATATCATCAAAGTTTTAAGAAAGATTCCTGTAGAATGGAAAGTGTTTTCAAAATACAGTAAAGTCCAGGTGAAGGTAAAAAATGTGGAGGTATTTCCTATTGATGAAATCCAGTATCTGAAATATTTTGAAGGCTGTGAAGGAGTTTTGTGCAATGCAGGTTTTGAAAGTCCTGCAGAAGCACTGTTTATGGATAAAAAACTATTTGTGATTCCTATCCACCATCAATATGAACAGGAATGCAACGCCTGTGCTCTTGACAAAATGGGGATACCCAATTCTAAAGTTTTAAATATACAGGAAATTATGGAGTGGGTAGCTTCTGATCATCATCTAAAAGTAGATTATCCGGATGATATTGAAGATATCCTGCTCAACGAAGTTTTAACTCTTTAA
- a CDS encoding RDD family protein: MSQIAINTSQNVNINFNIASVGERMLAFIIDLLIRVAYVVIILYLFFNIFDLGYLLSGLDQWSTMAVYIVLTFPTYIYPVVLESLMEGQTPGKKLMKIKVVKIDGYQASFGDYMIRWIFRLVDVSFAGIVGLISMIVSKNNQRLGDIASGTAVISLKNNITISHTILENIHENYVPSFPQVIALSDNDMRIIKDNYTKALKIDDRQIISRLSDKIKSILKLEIDTTQMTERQFINVIIKDYNYYTGKDN; this comes from the coding sequence ATGTCTCAAATTGCGATAAATACTTCACAAAATGTAAATATTAACTTCAATATCGCCAGTGTAGGAGAAAGAATGCTCGCATTCATCATCGACCTTTTAATACGGGTCGCTTATGTTGTCATTATATTATATCTCTTTTTTAATATTTTCGATTTGGGATATCTGCTGAGCGGTCTTGATCAATGGTCTACAATGGCCGTGTATATTGTTCTTACATTTCCCACGTACATCTACCCTGTTGTTTTGGAAAGCTTGATGGAAGGCCAGACTCCCGGAAAAAAACTGATGAAAATCAAAGTGGTAAAAATTGATGGTTATCAGGCCAGTTTTGGAGATTATATGATCCGATGGATTTTCCGGTTGGTTGATGTTTCTTTTGCAGGGATAGTAGGCCTAATTTCAATGATTGTCTCCAAAAACAACCAGCGTCTGGGAGATATTGCTTCCGGAACAGCCGTGATTTCTTTAAAGAACAACATTACTATTTCCCATACGATCTTAGAGAACATTCATGAAAATTATGTCCCTTCTTTCCCTCAGGTGATCGCCTTGAGTGATAACGATATGAGAATTATTAAAGACAATTATACAAAAGCACTGAAAATAGATGACCGCCAGATTATCAGTAGGCTTTCTGATAAGATCAAAAGCATCTTAAAGCTTGAAATAGATACGACCCAAATGACTGAAAGGCAGTTTATCAATGTCATTATTAAAGATTATAATTACTATACGGGAAAAGATAATTAA
- a CDS encoding GNAT family N-acetyltransferase, with the protein MKFENNKSGNGGVLTLNNETKEVGRLTYTIFPEDHKFIISFVLVHPEFEGRGMGKFLVEEAIKFARENNWKVYPHCSYARSVMMRMSDVEDIFLKS; encoded by the coding sequence ATGAAATTTGAAAACAATAAATCCGGAAACGGCGGAGTTCTTACTTTAAATAATGAAACAAAAGAAGTAGGAAGACTTACCTATACTATTTTCCCTGAGGATCACAAATTTATCATTTCTTTTGTATTGGTACATCCTGAATTTGAAGGCAGAGGAATGGGAAAATTTTTAGTGGAAGAAGCCATCAAATTTGCAAGAGAAAACAATTGGAAAGTATATCCGCACTGTTCCTATGCAAGATCTGTGATGATGAGAATGAGTGATGTGGAAGATATATTTTTAAAGAGTTAA
- a CDS encoding helix-turn-helix transcriptional regulator — MIKNKLIKVRKEKEYTQESMAKILHMTQSQYQRREKGEIKISDEEWERMAKALDTSIDSIKEEDSSSQVINNFDNNEGSYFGSNNYFYNIPDFLLQNQQEYINLLKKEIHELTERIKILEQR, encoded by the coding sequence ATGATCAAAAACAAACTCATCAAAGTCCGAAAGGAGAAAGAATATACTCAGGAAAGCATGGCCAAAATACTGCATATGACACAATCACAATACCAAAGAAGAGAAAAGGGAGAAATTAAGATTTCAGACGAAGAATGGGAACGTATGGCAAAAGCATTGGATACTTCTATTGATTCCATAAAAGAAGAAGATTCCTCAAGCCAGGTTATTAATAACTTTGACAATAATGAAGGAAGTTATTTTGGAAGTAATAATTACTTTTATAACATTCCAGATTTTCTTCTTCAAAACCAGCAGGAATATATTAACCTTCTGAAAAAGGAAATTCATGAACTTACAGAGCGTATAAAAATATTGGAGCAACGTTGA
- a CDS encoding DUF4013 domain-containing protein produces the protein MIQFYKKRDFGTFISDSFNFFKLFGKNYFKNYLLINGLLLILMVTVVIFGYKELFSQVFGSNLGGETYYFEQYFSDNMGMLIAVGLLTFLLFMILAIVNYLYPVFYLKRTAQGASTIKTDEILGDFKHNAGKIAKLCLGMIFIVAPLSLFVIFFSYILIFIIIGLFLVMLIYPTIFNVVTFLMYDYFNSDRRFFESLSYSIRSQFSYPNGSEKSPYWKYWGASIIMFIIVSMVSSIFTYVPMIFFYGSILTSTPDANFEQNPFTGIAGIIFFVFYGISMLLSFFLSNLLSVNAGLMYYDSRTDLHQKVELEEIETIGINE, from the coding sequence ATGATACAGTTTTATAAAAAAAGAGATTTCGGAACTTTTATCAGCGACAGTTTCAATTTTTTCAAATTGTTCGGGAAAAATTATTTCAAGAATTATCTCTTGATCAACGGGCTGTTGCTTATTCTAATGGTCACTGTGGTTATTTTTGGTTACAAAGAGCTTTTTTCTCAGGTTTTCGGATCCAATTTGGGTGGTGAAACTTATTATTTTGAGCAGTATTTTTCAGATAACATGGGAATGCTGATCGCTGTAGGATTGTTAACATTTCTCCTTTTTATGATCCTTGCGATTGTCAATTATCTGTATCCTGTCTTTTATCTTAAAAGAACCGCTCAGGGCGCCAGTACAATAAAAACGGATGAGATTTTAGGAGACTTTAAGCATAATGCAGGAAAAATAGCCAAACTGTGCCTGGGAATGATTTTTATTGTGGCTCCGTTGAGTTTGTTCGTGATCTTTTTCTCTTACATTCTGATATTTATTATCATCGGCCTTTTCCTGGTAATGCTTATTTATCCTACAATATTTAATGTTGTTACATTTCTGATGTATGATTATTTTAATTCGGACAGAAGATTTTTTGAAAGCTTAAGCTATTCCATACGGTCACAGTTTTCCTATCCTAATGGAAGTGAAAAATCACCCTACTGGAAATACTGGGGCGCATCAATTATTATGTTTATTATTGTATCGATGGTCAGCTCGATTTTTACATACGTTCCGATGATATTTTTTTACGGGTCGATTCTTACTTCTACCCCGGATGCGAACTTTGAGCAGAATCCTTTTACCGGAATAGCAGGAATTATATTTTTTGTATTTTACGGGATTTCAATGCTTCTTTCATTCTTCCTTTCAAATTTACTGTCTGTGAATGCAGGGCTGATGTACTATGACAGCAGAACAGACCTTCATCAGAAAGTAGAGCTTGAAGAAATAGAAACGATTGGTATCAATGAATAA
- a CDS encoding YebC/PmpR family DNA-binding transcriptional regulator — protein MGRAFEYRKASKMARWDKMAKTFSKIGKDIALAVKAGGPDPESNPALRRCIQNAKGANMPKDNVERAIKKASGADAENYEEITYEGYGQGGVAFFVECTTNNTTRTVANVRAVFNKFDGNLGKNGELAFIFDRKGIFTIDLAQIKMDWDDFEMEMIDGGAEDVEKDDEEVMITTAFEDFGSLSHKLDELGIEAKSAELQRIPNNTKEVNEEQFKANMKMLERFEEDDDVQNVYHNMEISEELMNSL, from the coding sequence ATGGGAAGAGCATTTGAATATAGAAAAGCTTCTAAAATGGCCAGATGGGATAAAATGGCCAAAACATTCTCTAAAATAGGTAAAGACATTGCACTGGCTGTAAAAGCCGGCGGACCGGATCCTGAATCTAACCCAGCGTTAAGAAGATGTATCCAGAATGCCAAAGGGGCGAACATGCCAAAGGACAACGTAGAAAGAGCCATTAAAAAGGCAAGTGGCGCTGATGCTGAAAACTATGAAGAGATCACTTATGAAGGATATGGGCAGGGTGGAGTTGCATTCTTTGTAGAATGTACCACAAACAATACCACAAGAACTGTCGCCAATGTAAGAGCCGTTTTCAATAAGTTTGACGGTAACCTTGGTAAAAATGGAGAGCTAGCCTTTATCTTTGACAGAAAAGGAATTTTCACCATCGATTTAGCCCAGATTAAAATGGATTGGGATGACTTTGAAATGGAAATGATTGACGGAGGAGCAGAAGATGTAGAAAAAGACGATGAAGAAGTAATGATCACCACTGCTTTTGAAGATTTCGGTTCTTTATCTCATAAACTGGACGAACTTGGAATAGAAGCGAAAAGTGCGGAGCTTCAGAGAATTCCGAATAATACAAAAGAAGTCAACGAAGAACAATTTAAAGCTAATATGAAAATGCTTGAGCGCTTCGAAGAGGATGATGACGTTCAGAATGTCTACCATAATATGGAGATCTCTGAAGAACTGATGAACTCTCTATAA
- a CDS encoding stage II sporulation protein M: MREVYFIKQNKEKWLGIEQVIQGKIKKNPDDLSSLYINLINDLSFAQTYYPKSNTTVYLNHLSSQIFQKIYKTKRMEENRLVYFFRTEVPLLVYQYRRYLVYAFAFFILFTSIGVLSAIYDKDFANIILGESYVNETIENIKNNNAVGVYQSGSTWGSTIGIIFNNIQVGAKLYIYGIAGGVGTVFALLSNSVMLGSFQYFFYDYGALKDSARGIWLHGVFEIFAMVVEAMCGLILGASILFPGTFSRFNSFKRGFKDSFKIFLSTVPFTICAGIIEGYVTRHALKMPLTLNLAIIISSLAIIGFYYFVYPSVVNKKINTQINDTVL; this comes from the coding sequence ATGAGAGAAGTTTATTTTATTAAACAAAATAAAGAAAAATGGTTGGGAATTGAACAGGTTATTCAAGGGAAAATAAAAAAAAATCCGGATGACCTGTCCTCATTGTATATAAACCTGATCAATGATCTTTCTTTTGCCCAAACCTATTATCCCAAAAGTAATACCACGGTTTATTTAAACCATCTGTCTTCCCAGATCTTTCAAAAGATCTATAAGACGAAAAGGATGGAAGAAAACAGGCTGGTTTATTTTTTCCGGACTGAGGTTCCATTACTGGTGTATCAGTATAGAAGATATCTGGTGTACGCCTTTGCTTTCTTTATCCTGTTTACTTCAATAGGGGTGCTTTCTGCAATCTATGATAAAGATTTTGCCAACATTATTCTTGGAGAAAGCTATGTGAATGAGACCATTGAAAATATTAAAAATAATAATGCCGTAGGGGTTTACCAAAGCGGATCTACCTGGGGAAGTACCATTGGAATTATTTTCAATAATATCCAGGTAGGCGCTAAATTGTATATATATGGAATTGCAGGAGGCGTAGGAACCGTATTTGCGCTTTTGTCCAACAGTGTAATGCTGGGATCGTTTCAATATTTTTTCTACGATTACGGGGCACTTAAGGATAGTGCCAGAGGAATATGGCTTCATGGAGTTTTTGAAATATTTGCGATGGTTGTAGAGGCGATGTGTGGATTAATTTTAGGCGCTTCTATTCTGTTTCCGGGAACTTTTTCAAGATTTAATTCCTTTAAAAGAGGTTTTAAAGATTCTTTCAAAATATTTTTAAGCACAGTTCCATTTACAATTTGTGCCGGAATTATTGAAGGATATGTGACAAGACATGCTCTGAAAATGCCTTTGACATTGAACTTAGCAATTATTATCTCCTCACTTGCCATTATCGGCTTTTACTATTTTGTATATCCGTCAGTAGTCAATAAAAAAATAAATACCCAAATCAATGATACAGTTTTATAA
- a CDS encoding MoxR family ATPase: MENLDNPNIENQSSIQLDKSEEQFQSRIDMIELRAGLDKVKTEIAKVIVGQENMIEHLLAALLSNGHVLIEGVPGVAKTITAKLLAKTIDVGFSRIQFTPDLMPSDILGTSVFSVKNSEFEFKKGPVFSNFILIDEINRSPAKTQSALFEVMEERQITMDGSRYIMEEPFLVVATQNPIEHEGTYRLPEAQLDRFLFKINVGYPNLEQEIAIIRNQHESKKEDKTEGVNPVITAEQLKKYQHLVKEIIVESQLMEYIAKIIINTRENQFLYLGASPRASLALLTASKAFAALRGRDFVTPEDIKEASYAVLRHRVIVSPEREMEGLTADEIIRQILEGIEIPR; encoded by the coding sequence ATGGAAAACCTTGATAACCCAAATATAGAAAATCAAAGCTCTATACAGCTTGATAAAAGTGAAGAACAGTTTCAGTCAAGAATAGATATGATTGAACTCCGCGCAGGTTTAGACAAAGTAAAAACTGAAATCGCCAAGGTTATTGTTGGGCAGGAGAATATGATTGAGCACCTTCTTGCAGCATTATTGTCAAACGGGCATGTATTGATTGAAGGGGTTCCGGGAGTGGCCAAAACGATTACAGCCAAACTCCTGGCCAAAACAATTGATGTAGGTTTCAGCAGAATTCAGTTTACCCCTGATCTTATGCCTTCCGATATTTTGGGAACGTCTGTTTTCAGTGTGAAAAATTCTGAATTTGAATTTAAGAAAGGACCTGTTTTTTCCAATTTCATTTTAATTGATGAGATCAACAGATCTCCGGCTAAAACACAGTCCGCTTTGTTTGAAGTCATGGAAGAAAGACAGATTACCATGGATGGCAGCCGCTATATTATGGAAGAGCCATTTCTTGTAGTCGCTACGCAAAACCCGATAGAGCATGAAGGAACTTATAGGCTTCCGGAAGCTCAGTTAGACCGTTTTCTATTTAAGATCAATGTAGGATATCCTAATCTTGAACAGGAAATAGCCATCATCAGAAATCAGCACGAAAGTAAAAAAGAAGACAAAACAGAAGGGGTAAATCCGGTGATCACAGCCGAACAGCTGAAAAAATACCAGCATTTGGTAAAAGAGATCATTGTGGAATCCCAGCTGATGGAATATATTGCCAAAATTATCATCAATACCAGAGAAAACCAGTTTTTATACCTGGGAGCTTCACCAAGAGCCTCACTGGCACTTCTTACTGCTTCAAAAGCATTTGCAGCATTGAGAGGGAGAGATTTTGTCACTCCGGAAGACATCAAGGAAGCAAGTTATGCTGTTTTAAGGCATAGAGTCATCGTTTCTCCGGAAAGAGAAATGGAAGGCCTTACAGCAGATGAAATTATCCGTCAAATTTTAGAAGGAATAGAAATTCCTAGATAG
- a CDS encoding glycosyltransferase family protein gives MKILYAFQGTGNGHVARAQEIIPILKKHAKVDTLISGHQSQLKADFDVNFQYRGISLLYNKTGGLSYRKTFTENKFFEAAKTIRELELSQYDLIINDYEPLTGWASKLKKLPMIELSHQASMSFPETPKPKKKDFLGEMILKYYVPSERKIGFHFENYHPQIKKPVIRKKSEV, from the coding sequence ATGAAGATTCTATATGCATTTCAAGGTACCGGAAACGGCCATGTTGCCAGAGCGCAGGAAATTATTCCTATTCTGAAAAAGCATGCTAAGGTGGATACATTGATCAGTGGACATCAGTCGCAATTAAAGGCCGATTTCGACGTTAATTTCCAATACAGGGGTATTTCTCTTCTTTATAACAAAACAGGCGGTTTATCGTACCGAAAAACGTTTACAGAAAATAAATTCTTTGAAGCTGCTAAAACAATCAGAGAACTGGAGCTGTCACAATATGATTTAATCATCAATGATTATGAACCTTTGACAGGCTGGGCTTCCAAGCTGAAAAAGCTTCCGATGATAGAACTCAGCCATCAGGCTTCCATGAGTTTCCCGGAAACACCAAAGCCTAAGAAAAAAGATTTTCTGGGAGAAATGATTTTAAAATACTATGTTCCCAGCGAAAGGAAAATCGGGTTTCATTTTGAGAATTATCATCCTCAGATCAAAAAACCGGTGATCAGAAAAAAATCAGAAGTCTGA